From the Acaryochloris thomasi RCC1774 genome, the window TGCTAGCCTTTAGTCGGTGTTTTGGCCTCGATGAGCGGCACCGACAGCTGCGGAGAGACTGGGTAAAGCGTGCTGATCCAGTTTTCTCAATAGTTCTGCCAGGATTTTTCGCACTATCCAGGGGCCTTCATAGGTCCAGCCGGTGTAGACCTGTAGAAGACTTGCACCTGCTACTAGCTTCTCCCAGGCGTCGGTTCCGGTGAAGATGCCGCCGACGCCAATGATGGGCAGTTGGCCTTGGGTCTGTTGCCAAAGGTGTCGAATAATCTCTGTGGATCGCTGGCGAACCGGACGGCCACTGAGTCCGCCTGCTTCTTGATCGGGCGGATTGCCTGTGGAGAGGCGCTGCGTTTGCAGTCCCTGACGTTGAATGGTGGTGTTGGTGGCGATGATTCCGGCAAGTTCGTGGGTTTGAGCGAGGGTTGCGATCGCATCCAAATCTTCCCAAGCTAAATCCGGCGAAATCTTGACCAGCAAAGGTTTATCGCCCTGATTTTCGGTTTGGAGTGCAGTCAAAATTGGTTCAAGCTGCTCGACGGCCTGCAGCGATCTCAACCCCGGCGTATTGGGGGAGCTGACGTTAACGACAAAGTAATCTCCGTACTCCTTTAGCAAGCGAAAGCTGCCGAGGTAGTCTTCTGCCGCCTGTTCGAGGGGGGTAATTTTAGATTTACCTAAATTAATGCCGATGGGATGATGATTTTGGGGCCGATGGTACTGTGATGCAGCGAGCGTGGCGGTCATTTGAGCTGCCCCCTGATTGTTAAAGCCCATGCGGTTGATGGCGGCCTGATCTTGAGGGAGGCGAAACAAGCGGGGCTTAGGGTTGCCCGGTTGGGCGTGGAAAGTGACGGTGCCCACTTCTGCAAAGCCAAATCCGAAGCTGGGCCACAAATTGGTGGCAACGCCATCCTTGTCGAAGCCTGCGGCTAGACCCAGCGGGTTCATGAATTCAAGACCCCAAAGCTTTTGGGTTAAGCGCGGATCGCAGATGCTGCACGACTTTTGCCAGCGTTGAATGGCTGCGGCAGTGAGGTTGCGATGGCCTCCGGCCAGCCTTCGGCTATCGCAGCGACAATTGGCCCAATCACAGGCCCGCATAAATTGGCGATGAACCGTTTCAGGGTCGGCTTTCAGTCCAGAGAAAAGGAGCGGTCGGAGCGCCTGTTGATAAAGATCCATAAAGTTACTCCGTCGCTGACGGCAAAGGCCATCCCAGGCGAGTGGGCTGCTGATAAATGCGCTTTAAAGTATTAACATCTCGTACTGAAATCTCAGGAGGCGTTCGCACCTGAGCGAAATAGAGAGCGTCCGTTTCTGATGGGCTGTGTCCCCAAATTCCCAGCGCATGGCCTAATTCATGGCGTACAGAAGCCATCCTGTGGGCTTGGTTTCCAAGCTGGTTCGGGCTGATATTAATTCGACAGCGGTGGTCTAGCCGATTGTCGTCATTCACGTATAAGTCGGAACAGCGCGTTTCAGCCGCTCGAACCCGTTCACCACTGCGGCGCTCAGGCTTTCGGTTCTCAATCAGAATATCTGCAGCGCTAGGCTCCGTCGTCAGCGCTAGCGGTAGGTAGGGTTGCCAATCTTGAATGGCTATCTCTGCTGCCTGCTGCCAGCCTGTCGCGTCGTTTGAAGCTGTGGCAGGCCCCACATAGACCTGAATCGGAAACTCGCTCCACACGAAGTAGCCCACCCCATTTGGTTGAACTTGATCAAAATAGTCTCCCTGCTGGGCTGAATCTTCCCAAGCCGCTAAAGACTCAGGCAGTGGATGGACTTGAGCCTCAGGTGCCTGTCGCTGATCTGCGCCAGCGCTTGGCGACAAATTGTGACCCAGCATCGTGGCAAGGCAGATAACAATGGCTAATACCCAAGGCCAGCTTCTGCGAGCAGTACGGGCCATGAAGCTCTATCCGAGCCAACCTGCGCTGAGGACGACCGTTAGCCCCATATAGAGCGCCACCAGTGTCCAAGTGGCGCGATTGAGCGTGGTTTCTGCACTTTTGGTGCTGGTAAACAGTTGGGCTTGTCCCCCAATGCCTAGACCTTCTCCCTTGGGGCTGTGTAATAAAACAAGAACAATAGAGCCAACGGCAGAAAAGGCCCAAACGCCCTGCAGGATCTTAATCAGCATAGTGATAGTAAAAACGTAGGTAAGGTCTGTGCCAGAATTAGCACGTCAAAAGACAAGTGATAAAATCACTTCCAATCAGTATAGCCTGCTCGCCGTTAGAGACGAATTCGCACGGGTCCCTTATTCTGATTTACGTCAAAGCCAGCAGCTTCAATGATGGAATGCCCGGTCATCTCATCGGGTTTTGGAAGCTGCAGAATATCTAGAATCGTGGGTGCGATATCGGCCAAACAGCCATTGTCTCGCAGCGGTACCTCGGTACCGTGACCCGGAATTTTGCGACCCTCCCCCTCCACCAAAATAAACGGAACTGGATTGGTGGTATGGGCGGTCCAGGGGTTGCCATTCTCGTCCCACATCAGTTCGGCATTGCCGTGATCTGCGGTGATTAGCAGGGTGCCACCAACTTTGATTACCTTGTCGAGCAAGTGTCCCAGATTCTGATCCACTGTTTCCGTGGCTTCTATCGTGGCCTCCATTTTGCCGGTATGCCCCACCATATCGGTGTTGGCATAGTTGAGAACCACGAGAGAATAGATGCCTTTTTGAATCGATGCGATGGCTTTATCAGTCACTTCGGGGGCCGACATCGCGGGCTGTTGATCGTAAGTTGACACCATGGGGCTGGCTACCATAATCCGATCTTCTCCCGGTAGCGGATCTTCAATGCCGCCGTTAAAGAAATAGGTGACATGGGCGTACTTTTCGGTTTCAGCAATCCGTAGCTGTTTGAGGTTGTGGGCGGCGATTACTTCCCCCAAAATATGCGTGAGATCCTGAGGGGCAAACGCAACTTTAGCTGAAAAGCGAGGATCGTACTGCGTGAAAGTGGTGAAGCTCAGCGGCTCAATGTACGGGCGTTCAAAGGCATCAAATTTGGGATCGATGAAGGCGCGGGTAAGCTGACGTGCTCGGTCGGGGCGAAAGTTGAAAAAGATGACGCCATCTCCCGCTTCAATGGTACCGTCAGCGATCCGCGTGGGCGGTAAAAATTCATCTGTAATCTCGTGGTCGTAGGCATCGTTGATCACATCGAGTGCTGACCAATCGCGGGGAAAGGAGAGATCGTCCTGGGTGAGTACTCGATAGGCTTTTTCAACGCGGTCCCAGCGATTGTCGCGGTCCATGGCGTAGTAGCGACCACTGAGGGTCACAATTCTGCCGATGCCGCTGTGGGCTAGCTCTGCCTGAAGCCGCTGAATTTCTTGATGACCTTGGGTGGGTGGAGTATCTCGACCGTCTAGAATGGCGTGAATACAAACGTCTTTGATGCCCTGCTCTTTGGCTAAATCTAGGAGGGCAATTAGATGGTTGACGTGGGCATGAACACCCCCCTGGGAACAGAGACCGATTAAATGCAGTTTGCTGTCATTCTGGACCACGGTCTGACAGGTCTGGGTGAGCGCTTCATTTTTGAGGAAGCTCCGATCTTCAATGGCATCGGCGATCCGAACCAACTCTTGAGGCACTGTGCGACCCGCCCCAATATTGAGGTGTCCCACTTCAGAATTGCCCATCTGGCCTGCGGGAAGACCCACGGCTTTTCCTGAAGTTTCGATCAGGGTGCTGGGATAGGTTTCAAAAAGGCTGTCGACAACGGGGGTCTTCGCAGTTGCGATCGCATTTCCATCACTGCTTTCGCGGTAGCCCCAGCCATCTAATATGACCAAAACCACCGGGGAGATGGGTGTCAATGTCATACCGATTGCTTTTCCTCACGGATGCATTTTGTTGCAATCATAACATTATTAGAAATGAGCTTAAAACACCCCTAGGCCTGGTTCTTAGGTTGAATTTCAGGAAAACCTTAGCTGGACCCCGAGGAGTTTGCGTAAGCGGGAGTACAAAATTTAGATTAGTTGATTTGACAATACAGGTCTGAGTATTTCTACGTCAAACTTCTCGATATGATGTTGCCTGCAGTTGAGTTAATAGAGATTGCAGTACGCCCCAAACGCCCCCTGCTGTCCCCTGCCAGGTGTAGACTAGCGGTTGAATTTTGCAGGGGCAAAAAAGATGAGCGATTCAAGCGAACGCCAGAGATACTGGCGAGCCAATATAGCTTTGATCCGGAATTTGTTGTTGGTATGGGCTGGGGTGTCCATTGGCTTGAGCATTTTGCTAGTTCAGCCCCTCAATCAGATTTATCTAGGGCGTTTGCCCCTTGGCTTTTGGATGGCTCAGCAGGGATCAATCTTCGTTTTTGTCATCTTGATCTTCATCTACGCCACTCAAATGGACAAGCTTGATCGTCGGTTCAACAGTAAAGGGCAAAATCATGACCGTTGAAGTTTGGACGATTCTCTTTGTCGGCATTACGTTCATGATCTACCTGTATATTGGCTGGCGATCGCGGGTCAAAGATACGAAGGGCTTTTTCGTCGCCGATCAGGGCGTTCCAGCCATTGCCAACGGGGCAGCCACTGCCGCTGATTGGATGTCGGCAGCTTCGTTTATCTCCATGGCGGGCCTGATCTCTTTCCTTGGCTATGACGGCTCTATCTATTTAATGGGCTGGACCGGAGGCTACGTGCTTTTGGCGCTGCTCTTGGCCCCCTATCTGCGTAAGTTTGGTAAGTATACGGTGCCTGATTTTGTTGGGGATCGCTACTACTCTAACTGGGCCAGATTAGTGGCGGTGGTTGCCGCTCTGTTTGTTTCACTCACCTACGTTGCCGGTCAGATGCGAGGTGTGGGGATCGTGTTCAGCCGTTTTTTGCAGGTAGATGTCAATACCGGTGTCGTAATTGGCATGGTGATTGTGGCCTTCTTCGCCATTTTGGGCGGCATGAAGGGGATCACCTGGACGCAGGTGGCGCAGTATTCGATTTTGATTGTGGCCTATCTGATCCCAGCCGTTGCGATCG encodes:
- a CDS encoding DUF4212 domain-containing protein — protein: MSDSSERQRYWRANIALIRNLLLVWAGVSIGLSILLVQPLNQIYLGRLPLGFWMAQQGSIFVFVILIFIYATQMDKLDRRFNSKGQNHDR
- the gpmI gene encoding 2,3-bisphosphoglycerate-independent phosphoglycerate mutase, yielding MTLTPISPVVLVILDGWGYRESSDGNAIATAKTPVVDSLFETYPSTLIETSGKAVGLPAGQMGNSEVGHLNIGAGRTVPQELVRIADAIEDRSFLKNEALTQTCQTVVQNDSKLHLIGLCSQGGVHAHVNHLIALLDLAKEQGIKDVCIHAILDGRDTPPTQGHQEIQRLQAELAHSGIGRIVTLSGRYYAMDRDNRWDRVEKAYRVLTQDDLSFPRDWSALDVINDAYDHEITDEFLPPTRIADGTIEAGDGVIFFNFRPDRARQLTRAFIDPKFDAFERPYIEPLSFTTFTQYDPRFSAKVAFAPQDLTHILGEVIAAHNLKQLRIAETEKYAHVTYFFNGGIEDPLPGEDRIMVASPMVSTYDQQPAMSAPEVTDKAIASIQKGIYSLVVLNYANTDMVGHTGKMEATIEATETVDQNLGHLLDKVIKVGGTLLITADHGNAELMWDENGNPWTAHTTNPVPFILVEGEGRKIPGHGTEVPLRDNGCLADIAPTILDILQLPKPDEMTGHSIIEAAGFDVNQNKGPVRIRL
- the secG gene encoding preprotein translocase subunit SecG, whose protein sequence is MLIKILQGVWAFSAVGSIVLVLLHSPKGEGLGIGGQAQLFTSTKSAETTLNRATWTLVALYMGLTVVLSAGWLG
- a CDS encoding quinone-dependent dihydroorotate dehydrogenase gives rise to the protein MDLYQQALRPLLFSGLKADPETVHRQFMRACDWANCRCDSRRLAGGHRNLTAAAIQRWQKSCSICDPRLTQKLWGLEFMNPLGLAAGFDKDGVATNLWPSFGFGFAEVGTVTFHAQPGNPKPRLFRLPQDQAAINRMGFNNQGAAQMTATLAASQYHRPQNHHPIGINLGKSKITPLEQAAEDYLGSFRLLKEYGDYFVVNVSSPNTPGLRSLQAVEQLEPILTALQTENQGDKPLLVKISPDLAWEDLDAIATLAQTHELAGIIATNTTIQRQGLQTQRLSTGNPPDQEAGGLSGRPVRQRSTEIIRHLWQQTQGQLPIIGVGGIFTGTDAWEKLVAGASLLQVYTGWTYEGPWIVRKILAELLRKLDQHALPSLSAAVGAAHRGQNTD
- a CDS encoding peptidase, coding for MARTARRSWPWVLAIVICLATMLGHNLSPSAGADQRQAPEAQVHPLPESLAAWEDSAQQGDYFDQVQPNGVGYFVWSEFPIQVYVGPATASNDATGWQQAAEIAIQDWQPYLPLALTTEPSAADILIENRKPERRSGERVRAAETRCSDLYVNDDNRLDHRCRINISPNQLGNQAHRMASVRHELGHALGIWGHSPSETDALYFAQVRTPPEISVRDVNTLKRIYQQPTRLGWPLPSATE